A genome region from Panicum virgatum strain AP13 chromosome 4K, P.virgatum_v5, whole genome shotgun sequence includes the following:
- the LOC120702123 gene encoding E3 ubiquitin-protein ligase Os04g0590900-like, which produces MAVYLPPGFPYFTPPPPRWARSSPPPPPPPHHVTSPRSSGDNSPASPGGPRQCGGRRGGGGCSPRPAAAWDDDGNEEQHRHLRGRDRSSGGRPRRASPTAGLQSFTYNRSVRHNVTGTGGDEAAATCSVCLGAFQAGETVRLLPVCLHLYRVECIDPWLDAHSTCPICRSGTDPNTEAGSLLPPV; this is translated from the exons ATGGCCGTTTACTTGCCGCCGGGCTTCCCCTACTTtactccaccgccgccacgctgGGCGCGgtcgtcaccgccgccgcccccgccgccgcatcACGTGACGTCGCCGAGGTCGTCAGGCGATAACAGCCCGGCGTCCCCCGGCGGG CCACGCCAATGCGgcggccgacgcggcggcggcggctgcagccctCGCCCTGCGGCGGCATGGGACGACGACGGGAACGAGGAGCAGCACCGCCATCTGCGCGGGCGAGAccgcagcagcggcggccgccCGCGGCGCGCCAGCCCGACGGCGGGCCTCCAGTCGTTCACGTACAACCGGTCGGTGCGGCACAACGTGacgggcaccggcggcgacgaggcggcggcgacgtgctCGGTGTGCCTGGGCGCGTTCCAGGCCGGGGAGACGGTACGGCTGCTGCCGGTGTGCCTGCACCTGTACCGCGTCGAGTGCATCGACCCGTGGCTGGACGCGCACTCGACGTGCCCGATCTGCAGGTCGGGGACCGACCCGAACACGGAAGCTGGCAGCCTGCTTCCTCCGGTTTAG